The sequence below is a genomic window from Calditrichota bacterium.
TCTCTATTGCCATGAGTTCAAAATATCTCTGCTTAAACAGGTCGGCCAGGTCTTCTTCAAGCGGGAGTTTGGCCTGAAGAAGCGCTTCCCTTAAAATCATGGGATCGGTTTTTCCACTCATGTGAATCCCATGAAATCCATCAGGCACGCCATACACCTCCTCAAATGCCCGGACCATCGAACGTTTGCCAGCGCCCCCCGTGTTTAAGAGCGTTCCATCAATATCAAAAAGTAATAGTTTTTTCATGCACAACCCGTCTTCCGGTTCTGAACACTGAAATGCCTGATTTTAATTCGCGCGAGAAATTACCCCGACTGGTCTGCTGCCTGCATCTTCGACCATCAAAGAAGAATCTTTCGGCGGGTTTGCCGAGATTTCCTGCTTGATTTTTTGCAAATAACCTGTTAGTTGCTGAATCATCTTTTCATGTAAGCCGCGGCTTAACCCCGAATTCTTCGATTGTAAATCTTTAATGGCGAATTCAATATACTGCTCCAGATAAAGCCTGGCTTCAGGTGTATATTCACTTTTGGGAAAACGCGCCACAAAATCGTCAAACAGGATAAACGGCGCAGAATAGGTATTTTTAAATAAAACCCACCTTTTCCGGATGGGACGGGCGACCACATCCAGAATGTATTTGTTGTAATTGCGATCCGGATGATCGATCAGGTACTCCGCGAAATCCTTGTACCGGTAGAATAACTCCTGTACAAGCTGATCCCGTTTTAATCCGCGGGCGTGCCGGATTCTTTTTTCCAAGGTCAATACCTGGGCCTTCCATTTTGGCGGATCGACCTGCTGCCTTTTAATTTGGAAAATCAACGTCCATCCTACCCAGGCTTCGTGCGGTTTTCCCTTTATTTTGGCGGGCTTAAAACGCGCCAAACGTGCAATCTGAAGGGCCGCCTGGTCCAAAATCGGGTAGCCCGATGTTTTTGCCAGTTGGGCCTCTTTAACCTTTCCATCCTTCCCAATTAATATGGTTAAGCCCACCTTACCCTCTATTCTTTTGGCACGGGCCTCCGGCGGATAAATTACAACGAGACTGTTTTTGTCCAGTTTGGGAGGAACATTCCCTCCCAGATAGCATCCCGAAAGAATAAAAACAAAACCCAGTCCTATCAGAAGTAGTTTTCTCATAAACCTTCTCTCTAATTATTTTACGTCTTAAAAAGCACGTGATTCAAAAGCAGGGAATTGTTTCAATATTATTTTTCAGAATTAAGAAAATTATTCTGCTGCTATTTGATTGGATTCATCAGACCTTTCATTTAAAATTATTTGATAAATCGTATGAATGCAACTTTTTCCTTGCATATTTAGGCGTGATTATCTAAATTCTTAAAAAAACAAATGGCCTATGGGATATTTATGAAATTGTTGCAAAGCCTTAGTTTTCGTCTGTTCCTCTTAATCTTTACCATCTTGGTGCTGGTTTTTTCGTTCCACACCTATATGAGCATTCAATTGCAAACAAAACAATCCATGCACCACATCATCCTTTGTGCCCGCCGAATTTCTGATCTCGTTAAAAGCTCCACCCACTACAGCATGTTGATCAACCGAAAACAGGACATTCAGAATATTGTGACCACGGTGGGACATGAACCGGATATTGAAAATCTGTCGATTATAAACCACGACGGAGAATACATTTACACGTCGAATCCGCTAAACGAGCATAAGATCGTCGACATGCAGTCCCGGGTATGTATTCAATGCCATTCGGGCCCGACACCAAGCATTTCAATTCCCAAAAAGCTGAATATCATCAATTCCCTTGAAGGGTACCGAATTGCGGAACTCACGCGCCCCATTCTCAATGAACCCTCCTGCTACAATGCGGCCTGTCATGCTCATCCCAAGGAACAACAGGTGCTCGGGTTGATGAATATTCAAATTTCCTTACGGGATATTGATAACGCCACGCGGCACAGCATTCACATCTTGATTTTCTTGTCCCTCATTTCCGTTACCATTATCATTTTTGTCCTTTGGCTCTACATCCGGCGGGAAGTCATTATTCCGGTACAGATTCTTCACAAGGGCACCCGAGAAATTGGGCATGGTAATTTGGAATACACGATTTCTTTCCCGTCGAAAACGGAAATTGGTGATCTGGCCCATTCTTTCAATCAAATGACTCGCCGGCTGCGGGAAGCTCAGGACGAAATTACGCAGTGGTCGCGGACACTTGAGAGCCGTGTAGAAGAAAAAAGCCGCGAACTGGAAAATGCCCAGCAGCAAATGATGCACGTGGAGAAAATGGCATCCCTCGGCAAACTGTCTGCAACCGTTGCCCACGAAATCAACAACCCGCTGGCAGGGATTTTGAACTACACCAAACTCATCGCCAAAAGAATTAAAAAGAGCGATCTCTCTGAGGAAAAACAAGCGAATATTCTGGAAGAATTGGGCATTATTGAAAGTGAAATTAAGCGTCTCGGGAACATTGTTAAAAATCTTTTAACCTTTGCGCGGGGAAGTGGAGAAGAGCTCATTGAATATGATATTAATAAAATTGTTGAAAAAAGCCTTTTATTGGTAAATCATCATTTCCAGATGCACAATATCCGGCTCGAGACCCGATACTGCACAAAGGCCTGCATCGTCAAATGCAATCCCGACCATCTGAAACAGGCTCTTATTGCAATTTACGTAAATGCCGTGGAAGCCATGTCGCCAAATTCTGACGAAGAAGGAGGTACGCTTCGGGTGGAGGTTTGGAAGCTTGAAGAACAGCACCGGGTCCAAATTCGTATTTCCGACACCGGAATCGGCATCTCCAAAGAGGATCTCCCCCACATTTTTGAACCTTTTTACAGTACCAAAAATAAAACAAGTGGTGTGGGATTGGGACTCTCGGTCGTTTATGGAATTGTTAAGAACCATGGGGGGACCATCCGAGTACAATCAAAGATAGGAGAAGGTACGACCTTCTTCATTGAATTTCCGAGCATTTAAGACAAGGATAGAAACATGGATACATCAGATGTCAATATTTTAATTGTCGATGATGAAGAGTCCGTCCGGAGCTCGCTTTACAAGTGGTTTATCGAAGACGGCTATACAGTGGATACGGCGGCCGATGCCAAGGAAGCCCTCCAAAAGCTGGAAAAACAACCCTGGGATATTATTCTTCTGGACATTAAGAT
It includes:
- a CDS encoding energy transducer TonB yields the protein MRKLLLIGLGFVFILSGCYLGGNVPPKLDKNSLVVIYPPEARAKRIEGKVGLTILIGKDGKVKEAQLAKTSGYPILDQAALQIARLARFKPAKIKGKPHEAWVGWTLIFQIKRQQVDPPKWKAQVLTLEKRIRHARGLKRDQLVQELFYRYKDFAEYLIDHPDRNYNKYILDVVARPIRKRWVLFKNTYSAPFILFDDFVARFPKSEYTPEARLYLEQYIEFAIKDLQSKNSGLSRGLHEKMIQQLTGYLQKIKQEISANPPKDSSLMVEDAGSRPVGVISRAN
- a CDS encoding HAMP domain-containing protein — its product is MKLLQSLSFRLFLLIFTILVLVFSFHTYMSIQLQTKQSMHHIILCARRISDLVKSSTHYSMLINRKQDIQNIVTTVGHEPDIENLSIINHDGEYIYTSNPLNEHKIVDMQSRVCIQCHSGPTPSISIPKKLNIINSLEGYRIAELTRPILNEPSCYNAACHAHPKEQQVLGLMNIQISLRDIDNATRHSIHILIFLSLISVTIIIFVLWLYIRREVIIPVQILHKGTREIGHGNLEYTISFPSKTEIGDLAHSFNQMTRRLREAQDEITQWSRTLESRVEEKSRELENAQQQMMHVEKMASLGKLSATVAHEINNPLAGILNYTKLIAKRIKKSDLSEEKQANILEELGIIESEIKRLGNIVKNLLTFARGSGEELIEYDINKIVEKSLLLVNHHFQMHNIRLETRYCTKACIVKCNPDHLKQALIAIYVNAVEAMSPNSDEEGGTLRVEVWKLEEQHRVQIRISDTGIGISKEDLPHIFEPFYSTKNKTSGVGLGLSVVYGIVKNHGGTIRVQSKIGEGTTFFIEFPSI